From one Mycolicibacterium sp. HK-90 genomic stretch:
- a CDS encoding NAD(P)-dependent oxidoreductase: protein MSLKYGYIGLGNMGAPMAKRLAEWPGGFVVYDVRAESMAPFEELGATLADDVADVAQADIISITVLNDEQVRSVIADLAPKVKPDTVIVIHSTISDTTAAELAEQYKPQGISIVDAPVSGGGAAAEKGELAIMVGAERPVYERIKPALKQFGSMVIHAGEPGAGTRMKLARNMLTFTSYAAACEAMKLAEAAGLDLGALGRVVRHTDALTSGPGAIIVRDNMAELTPDHWLYDAFTHTRGLGEKDLSLAIGLGDVVGVDLPLAQVALQRLAEGLGVPHEND, encoded by the coding sequence ATGAGTCTCAAATATGGTTACATCGGCCTGGGCAACATGGGTGCCCCGATGGCCAAGCGGCTGGCCGAATGGCCGGGCGGGTTCGTCGTGTACGACGTGCGGGCCGAATCGATGGCGCCGTTCGAGGAACTCGGCGCGACGCTGGCCGACGACGTCGCCGATGTGGCACAGGCCGACATCATCAGCATCACGGTGCTCAACGACGAGCAGGTGCGTTCGGTGATTGCCGACCTGGCGCCGAAGGTCAAGCCGGACACCGTGATCGTGATCCACTCGACGATCAGCGACACCACCGCGGCCGAGCTCGCCGAGCAGTACAAGCCGCAGGGGATCTCCATCGTCGACGCCCCGGTCAGCGGCGGCGGCGCGGCCGCTGAGAAGGGTGAGCTGGCCATCATGGTCGGCGCCGAGCGGCCCGTCTACGAGCGGATCAAGCCCGCGCTCAAGCAGTTCGGCTCGATGGTGATCCACGCCGGCGAGCCGGGCGCAGGCACCCGGATGAAGCTGGCCCGCAACATGCTGACCTTCACCTCCTATGCGGCAGCGTGTGAGGCGATGAAGCTGGCCGAGGCGGCGGGCCTGGACCTCGGCGCACTGGGCCGCGTGGTGCGTCACACCGACGCGCTGACCAGTGGGCCGGGTGCGATCATCGTGCGCGACAACATGGCCGAGCTGACCCCGGACCACTGGCTGTACGACGCCTTCACCCACACCCGCGGGCTGGGGGAGAAGGATCTGAGCCTGGCCATCGGCCTCGGCGATGTTGTGGGAGTGGATCTTCCGTTGGCCCAGGTGGCCCTGCAACGGCTCGCCGAGGGCCTCGGCGTACCGCACGAGAACGACTAG
- a CDS encoding SDR family oxidoreductase, which yields MGQFDNKVAIVTGAGGGIGQAYAEALAREGAAVVVADINTEGAQKVADGIKGEGGNALAVRVDVSDIDSAKDMAAQTLSEFGGIDYLVNNAAIFGGMKLDFLLTVDWDYYKKFMSVNLDGALVCTRAVYRKMAKRGGGAIVNQSSTAAWLYANYYGLAKVGINGLTQQLSRELGGQNIRINAIAPGPIDTEANRTTTPKEMVDDIVKGIPLSRMGQPEDLVGMCLFLLSDQAKWITGQIFNVDGGQIIRS from the coding sequence ATGGGACAGTTCGACAACAAGGTGGCCATCGTCACCGGCGCCGGCGGCGGGATCGGCCAGGCCTATGCCGAGGCGCTGGCCCGTGAGGGCGCCGCCGTGGTGGTCGCCGACATCAACACCGAAGGTGCGCAGAAGGTCGCCGACGGCATCAAGGGTGAGGGCGGCAACGCGCTGGCGGTGCGCGTCGACGTCTCCGACATCGACTCGGCCAAGGACATGGCGGCGCAAACGCTTTCGGAGTTCGGTGGCATCGACTACCTGGTGAACAACGCCGCGATCTTCGGCGGGATGAAACTCGACTTCCTGCTCACCGTCGACTGGGACTACTACAAGAAGTTCATGAGCGTGAACCTCGACGGCGCGCTGGTGTGCACCCGCGCGGTGTACCGCAAGATGGCCAAGCGCGGTGGCGGCGCGATCGTCAACCAGTCCTCGACCGCGGCCTGGCTGTATGCCAACTACTACGGTCTGGCCAAGGTCGGCATCAACGGCCTGACCCAGCAGCTGTCGCGGGAGCTCGGCGGCCAGAACATCCGCATCAACGCCATCGCGCCCGGCCCGATCGACACCGAGGCCAACCGCACCACCACGCCCAAGGAGATGGTGGACGACATCGTCAAGGGAATCCCGTTGTCCCGCATGGGCCAGCCCGAGGACCTGGTCGGTATGTGCCTGTTCCTGCTGAGCGATCAGGCCAAGTGGATCACCGGGCAGATCTTCAACGTCGACGGCGGACAGATCATCCGGTCATGA
- a CDS encoding aldehyde dehydrogenase, which yields MPVLADRQSQLLIDGKLVAGGGGTFETVNPATEEVLGVAADANAEDMGNAIDAARRAFDDTDWSTNHALRVRCLRQLRDALRENVEELRELTIAEVGAPRMLTAGAQLEGPIDDLAFSADTAENYEWTTDLGYATPQGIPTNRKIAREAVGVVGAITPWNFPHQINLAKVGPALAAGNTLILKPAPDTPWAAAAIGQIIAEQTDFPAGVINVVTSNDHSVGALLSKDPRVDMVSFTGSTATGRAVMTDAALTLKKVFLELGGKSAFLVLDDADLAGACSMAAFTVAMHAGQGCAITTRLVVPRARYDEAVEAAAATLGGIKPGDPNSKRTVCGPLISARQRDRVQSYLDLALQEGGRFACGGGRPADLDTGFFIEPTVIAGLDNDARVSREEIFGPVLTVIAHDGDDDAVRIANDSPYGLSGTVFSGDDARAQAVAARMRVGTVNVNGGIWYSADAPFGGYKQSGVGREMGLAGFEEYTEIKCIATLAN from the coding sequence ATGCCGGTACTGGCCGATCGCCAGAGTCAACTGCTGATCGACGGAAAGCTCGTCGCCGGCGGTGGCGGGACATTCGAGACCGTCAATCCCGCGACCGAGGAGGTGCTCGGCGTCGCCGCCGACGCGAACGCCGAGGACATGGGCAACGCCATCGACGCGGCCCGCCGCGCCTTCGACGACACCGACTGGTCGACGAACCACGCGCTCCGGGTGCGCTGCCTGCGTCAGCTGCGGGACGCGCTGCGCGAAAACGTCGAGGAACTACGGGAACTGACCATCGCCGAAGTGGGCGCACCCCGGATGCTCACGGCGGGCGCGCAATTGGAAGGCCCGATCGACGATCTGGCGTTCTCGGCCGACACCGCCGAGAACTATGAGTGGACAACCGATCTCGGCTACGCCACCCCGCAGGGAATCCCGACCAACCGCAAGATCGCCCGCGAGGCCGTCGGCGTCGTCGGGGCCATCACGCCGTGGAACTTCCCGCACCAGATCAACCTGGCCAAGGTCGGCCCGGCCCTGGCCGCGGGCAACACCCTGATCCTCAAGCCGGCCCCGGACACCCCATGGGCGGCGGCCGCGATCGGTCAGATCATCGCCGAGCAGACCGATTTCCCGGCCGGCGTGATCAACGTCGTCACGTCCAACGATCACTCGGTGGGCGCGCTGCTGTCCAAGGACCCTCGGGTGGACATGGTGTCGTTCACCGGATCCACCGCGACCGGGCGCGCGGTGATGACCGATGCGGCGCTCACGCTCAAGAAGGTGTTCCTGGAACTCGGCGGCAAGTCCGCCTTCCTGGTGCTCGACGACGCCGACCTGGCCGGGGCCTGCTCGATGGCCGCCTTCACCGTGGCCATGCACGCCGGTCAGGGCTGCGCGATCACCACGCGCCTGGTGGTGCCGAGGGCCCGTTACGACGAGGCGGTCGAGGCCGCGGCGGCGACTCTGGGCGGCATCAAGCCCGGTGACCCCAACAGCAAGCGCACGGTGTGCGGCCCGCTGATCTCGGCCCGGCAGCGTGACCGGGTGCAGTCCTACCTGGACCTGGCTCTGCAGGAAGGCGGCCGGTTCGCCTGCGGCGGTGGACGTCCGGCAGACCTCGACACCGGTTTCTTCATCGAGCCGACGGTGATCGCCGGGCTGGACAACGACGCCCGGGTGTCCCGTGAAGAAATCTTCGGCCCCGTGCTGACCGTGATCGCCCACGACGGCGACGACGACGCGGTGCGTATCGCCAACGATTCGCCGTACGGCCTGTCCGGCACGGTGTTCTCCGGCGATGACGCCCGTGCCCAGGCCGTCGCGGCGCGCATGCGGGTCGGCACCGTCAACGTCAACGGCGGCATCTGGTACTCGGCCGATGCCCCGTTCGGCGGCTACAAGCAGTCCGGAGTCGGCCGCGAGATGGGGCTGGCCGGCTTCGAGGAATACACCGAGATCAAGTGCATCGCGACCCTCGCGAACTAG
- a CDS encoding TetR/AcrR family transcriptional regulator — translation MSSDAVSAVTEPAPEPGKETPRNRRQEETFRKVLTAGTEMLRESSYADLTVRAVAARAGVAPATAYTYFSSKNHLIAEMYLDLVSRCPYFTDVNDSMTTRVDAALRALTLVVADEPEVAAACTTALLGGGTDPAVRKVRDRIGAEIHKRIRSAVGPDADPRIVSALEMTFFGALVNAGSGAFTYHQIADRLTYVVGLVLGEDK, via the coding sequence GTGTCCAGCGATGCAGTGTCCGCAGTCACAGAGCCCGCTCCGGAGCCAGGCAAGGAGACGCCGCGCAACCGCCGGCAGGAAGAGACCTTCCGCAAGGTCCTGACCGCCGGGACCGAGATGTTGCGCGAATCGTCCTATGCCGATCTGACGGTGCGCGCGGTCGCCGCACGCGCCGGGGTGGCCCCGGCCACGGCCTACACCTACTTCTCGTCGAAGAACCACCTGATCGCCGAGATGTACCTGGATCTCGTCAGCCGGTGTCCGTACTTCACCGACGTGAACGACTCCATGACCACCCGTGTCGATGCGGCGCTGCGGGCGCTGACGCTCGTCGTCGCCGACGAACCCGAGGTCGCCGCCGCCTGCACCACGGCCCTGTTGGGCGGCGGAACCGATCCAGCGGTCCGCAAGGTGCGCGACCGCATCGGCGCCGAGATCCACAAACGCATCCGGTCGGCCGTCGGACCGGATGCCGATCCTCGCATCGTCTCCGCCCTGGAGATGACGTTCTTCGGCGCGCTGGTCAATGCGGGCAGCGGCGCCTTCACCTACCACCAGATCGCCGACCGTTTGACCTATGTGGTCGGACTCGTCCTCGGAGAAGACAAATGA
- a CDS encoding cytochrome P450: MSLKEVELILDPYDYDFHEDPYPYYRRLRDEAPLYHNEELKFWALSRHKDVVAGFRNSVTLSNKHGVSLDPISRNDEAHRVMSFLALDDPGHLRLRTLVSKGFTPRRIRELEGRVTEIAHQHLDVALQSTTFDYVDDFAGKLPMDVISELMGVPEEDRVRIRALADGVMHREDGVADVPESAIAASGELLVYYADMVKQRRKNRTDDLTSALVEAEIDGDRLTDDEIMAFLFLMVVAGNETTTKLLANAAYWGYKNPAQLAPVFDNHDLVVPWVEETLRYDASSQILARLVTEDQTYYDTTVPAGDVLVLLIGSANRDERVFENPDEYRIDREIGPKLVSFGSGAHFCLGAHLARMEARVALTELFKRIRGYEVDEANAVRVHSSSVRGFAHLPIAVSHR; encoded by the coding sequence ATGAGTTTGAAGGAAGTCGAGCTGATCCTCGACCCGTACGACTACGACTTCCACGAAGATCCGTATCCGTACTACCGCCGCCTGCGCGACGAGGCCCCGCTCTATCACAACGAGGAGCTCAAGTTCTGGGCGTTGTCGCGGCACAAGGACGTGGTCGCCGGTTTCCGCAACAGCGTCACCCTGTCCAACAAGCACGGCGTGTCCCTCGACCCGATCTCCCGTAACGACGAGGCACATCGGGTGATGTCGTTCCTGGCCCTCGACGATCCCGGCCACCTCCGGCTGCGCACCCTGGTCTCGAAAGGCTTCACCCCGCGGCGTATCCGCGAATTGGAGGGCCGGGTCACCGAGATCGCCCACCAGCACCTCGATGTGGCGTTGCAGAGCACCACTTTCGACTACGTCGACGATTTCGCGGGCAAGCTGCCCATGGATGTCATCTCCGAACTGATGGGCGTGCCGGAAGAGGACCGGGTTCGCATCCGGGCGCTGGCCGACGGGGTCATGCACCGCGAAGACGGCGTCGCCGATGTGCCCGAATCCGCGATCGCAGCCTCCGGTGAACTGCTGGTCTACTACGCCGACATGGTGAAGCAGCGCCGCAAGAACCGCACCGACGATCTGACGTCGGCGCTGGTGGAGGCCGAGATCGACGGAGACCGGCTCACCGACGACGAGATCATGGCCTTCCTGTTCCTGATGGTGGTGGCGGGTAACGAGACGACCACCAAACTCCTTGCCAACGCCGCATATTGGGGCTACAAGAATCCCGCCCAGCTGGCGCCGGTGTTCGACAACCACGACTTGGTGGTGCCCTGGGTCGAGGAGACGCTGCGCTATGACGCCTCCAGCCAGATCCTGGCCCGGCTGGTCACCGAGGACCAGACGTACTACGACACCACGGTGCCCGCCGGCGATGTGCTGGTGCTGCTGATCGGCTCGGCGAACCGCGACGAACGCGTCTTCGAGAATCCCGACGAGTACCGGATCGATCGTGAGATCGGCCCGAAATTGGTGAGTTTCGGCAGTGGTGCCCACTTCTGCCTCGGCGCGCATCTGGCGCGCATGGAGGCCCGGGTGGCACTGACCGAGTTGTTCAAGCGAATCCGCGGATATGAGGTGGACGAGGCCAATGCCGTCCGCGTTCACTCCAGCAGTGTCCGCGGATTCGCTCACCTACCCATTGCGGTGTCCCACCGCTGA